In Ciconia boyciana chromosome 3, ASM3463844v1, whole genome shotgun sequence, a genomic segment contains:
- the PTP4A1 gene encoding protein tyrosine phosphatase type IVA 1 encodes MARMNRPAPVEITYKNMRFLITHNPTNATLNKFIEELKKYGVTTVVRVCEATYDTAPVEKEGIQVLDWPFDDGAPPSNQIVDDWLNLLKVKFREEPGCCIAVHCVAGLGRAPVLVALALIECGMKYEDAVQFIRQKRRGAFNSKQLLYLEKYRPKMRLRFKDSNGHRNNCCIQ; translated from the exons ATGGCCCGAATGAACCGCCCAGCTCCTGTGGAAATCACCTACAAGAACATGAGATTCCTAATCACACACAATCCAACCAACGCAACCTTAAACAAATTTATAGAG gaacTTAAGAAATACGGCGTTACCACAGTGGTAAGAGTGTGTGAAGCTACTTATGACACTGCTCCGGTGGAAAAAGAAGGCATTCAGGTTTTG GATTGGCCCTTTGATGATGGTGCTCCACCATCCAACCAGATTGTTGATGACTGGCTAAACCTCCTTAAAGTTAAATTTCGTGAAGAACCTGGTTGTTGTATTGCTGTACACTGTGTTGCTGGTCTTGGAAG aGCTCCAGTCTTAGTTGCTCTTGCGCTGATAGAATGTGGAATGAAGTATGAAGATGCAGTGCAGTTCATAAGACA GAAGCGGCGTGGAGCTTTTAACAGCAAGCAACTTCTGTACTTGGAGAAATACCGCCCCAAGATGCGTCTGCGTTTTAAAGACTCCAATGGTCACCGAAATAATTGTTGTATTCAGTAA
- the LOC140648848 gene encoding uncharacterized protein: MIRLQSSMSNHIPQFCGVLGHTFMEFLKGSGDYCQAQHDLYADK; encoded by the exons ATGATCAGGCTACAGTCTTCAATGAGTAACCATATTCCT CAGTTCTGTGGTGTTCTTGGTCACACATTTATGGAGTTTCTGAAGGGCAGTGGAGACTACTGCCAGGCACAGCACGACCTCTATGCAGACAAGTGA